A single region of the Pseudomonas sp. GGS8 genome encodes:
- a CDS encoding GNAT family N-acetyltransferase codes for MTYHIRDALHADLPAIRDIYNDAVVNTTAIWNEQAVDLGNRQAWFSARQAQGYPVLVIVDGDNSVLGYASFGDWRPFDGFRHTVEHSVYVRNDQRGNGLGPRLMEVLIERAKGCNKHVMVAAIESGNGASIRLHDRAGFVVTGQMPQVGTKFGRWLDLTFMQLILDPGAMPPGPHKE; via the coding sequence ATGACTTACCACATACGTGATGCGCTGCACGCCGATCTGCCGGCGATCCGCGACATCTACAACGACGCCGTGGTCAACACCACGGCGATCTGGAACGAACAGGCCGTGGACCTGGGCAACCGCCAGGCCTGGTTCAGCGCCCGGCAAGCCCAGGGTTATCCGGTGCTGGTGATCGTCGACGGCGACAACAGCGTACTCGGCTACGCTTCATTCGGTGACTGGCGGCCGTTCGACGGGTTCCGCCACACGGTCGAGCACTCGGTGTACGTGCGCAACGACCAGCGCGGCAATGGCCTCGGGCCGCGACTGATGGAAGTGCTGATCGAACGCGCCAAAGGCTGCAACAAACACGTGATGGTCGCCGCCATCGAAAGCGGTAACGGCGCGTCGATCCGGCTACATGATCGGGCCGGTTTTGTCGTCACCGGCCAAATGCCGCAGGTGGGTACCAAGTTCGGCCGCTGGCTGGACCTGACCTTCATGCAACTGATCCTCGACCCGGGCGCAATGCCACCTGGTCCCCACAAGGAGTGA
- the ureA gene encoding urease subunit gamma encodes MDLTPREKDKLLIFTAGLVAERRLARGVKLNYPEAMAYISAALLEGARDGQTVAELMHYGTTLLSREQVMEGIPEMIPEIQVEATFPDGTKLVTVHQPIA; translated from the coding sequence ATGGACCTGACCCCACGCGAAAAAGACAAGCTGTTGATCTTCACCGCCGGCCTCGTGGCCGAACGGCGTTTGGCTCGCGGCGTGAAACTCAATTACCCGGAGGCCATGGCCTACATTTCCGCGGCGCTGCTCGAAGGCGCGCGTGACGGCCAGACCGTGGCCGAACTGATGCACTACGGCACCACCCTGCTCAGCCGCGAACAAGTGATGGAAGGCATCCCGGAAATGATCCCGGAGATCCAGGTCGAGGCGACGTTTCCCGACGGCACCAAACTGGTCACCGTCCACCAACCGATCGCCTGA
- a CDS encoding urease subunit beta: MIPGEYQIQPGDIELNVGRRTLSLKVANSGDRPIQVGSHYHFFETNDALTFDRAASRGMRLNIPAGTAVRFEPGQSREVELVDLAGHRRVFGFAGRIMGELD; encoded by the coding sequence ATGATTCCCGGTGAATACCAGATCCAGCCCGGCGACATCGAACTCAACGTTGGCCGCCGCACGCTCAGCCTGAAGGTGGCCAACAGCGGCGATCGGCCGATCCAGGTCGGCTCGCATTATCACTTCTTCGAAACCAATGACGCCCTGACCTTCGACCGCGCCGCCAGTCGCGGCATGCGCCTGAACATCCCCGCCGGCACCGCGGTGCGCTTCGAACCGGGGCAGAGCCGCGAGGTCGAGCTGGTCGACCTGGCCGGGCATCGCCGGGTGTTCGGGTTTGCCGGCAGGATCATGGGTGAGCTCGACTGA
- a CDS encoding GNAT family N-acetyltransferase, whose protein sequence is MNAAQLRRVNVESFAHYRQGLIDLLLDAVGYGASVGFMADLDAAQARAHFDEVQDNLNKGNVLLWVVVKDEQVQASVQLNLCQKANGLNRAEVQKLLVREHARRRGLGQQMMHAVELAARQHKRGMLYLDTEAGSPAEDFYKALGYTRAGEIPDYACDPSGHYKPTALYYKILQGAH, encoded by the coding sequence ATGAACGCCGCCCAACTGCGACGCGTCAATGTTGAAAGCTTTGCGCACTATCGTCAGGGATTGATTGATCTGCTGCTCGACGCCGTCGGCTATGGCGCCAGCGTCGGGTTCATGGCGGATCTGGACGCAGCGCAGGCCCGCGCCCATTTCGATGAAGTCCAGGACAACCTGAACAAAGGCAACGTGCTGCTGTGGGTGGTGGTCAAGGACGAACAGGTGCAGGCCAGCGTGCAACTGAACCTGTGCCAGAAAGCCAATGGGCTGAACCGCGCCGAAGTGCAGAAACTGTTGGTGCGTGAACATGCCCGTCGTCGCGGCCTGGGCCAACAGATGATGCATGCCGTTGAGCTCGCCGCCCGCCAGCACAAGCGCGGCATGCTCTACCTCGACACCGAGGCCGGCTCCCCCGCCGAAGACTTCTACAAGGCCCTGGGTTACACCCGTGCCGGTGAAATCCCCGACTACGCCTGCGACCCGAGCGGCCACTACAAACCGACCGCCCTCTACTACAAGATTCTCCAAGGAGCCCATTGA